In Taeniopygia guttata chromosome 7, bTaeGut7.mat, whole genome shotgun sequence, a single window of DNA contains:
- the MARCO gene encoding macrophage receptor MARCO isoform X1, with protein MAKQSSEDPAAPGMDTDLQPRTQRCDSDCLAPWRGQGVLVAAWTRRALPSSYRQLLPAGLEPRRQKKPSTCCARTALSIYLLLLTAGQGLLMYKVFRMQRQILKLQEQNASYTEEILQSYSANNLALSRSSASKDFLMRHEENWRRSLEEEIIIIKSNNAKLMMRMNNITLVAGPPGRKGDPGLPGLRGPPGTKGDQGTHGPQGEKGSKGAPGPAGPSGGPGLKGEKGEMGIAGPQGQKGDMGKKGDPGLQGPVGPQGERGFPGVPGDEGSPGKPGPPGPKGEAGAAGQLGPPGSPGLEGRAGQKGEKGDQGPKGSPGAQGVAGLKGVQGEQGIAGPPGQKGAKGDQGPTGTPGPAGPKGTKGDSGTKGLKGEPGLKGAKGDTGFSGSPGPKGSKGEKGQAGLGNYVRLVGGIRRGRVEIFHSGSWGTICDDGWSTREASVVCRMLGFNGALSFFTATAGTGQIWLDDVSCTGSEISITDCSKRAWGENNCSHNEDVGVECA; from the exons ATGGCCAAGCAGAGCAGTGAGgacccagcagccccagggatggacacagaCCTGCAGCCCAGGACCCAGCGGTGTGACAGTGACTGCCTGGCACCTTGGAGAGGGCAGGGCGTGCTGGTGGCAGCCTGGACAAGGagggctctgcccagctcctACCGACAGCTCCTGCCTGCGGGCCTGG AGCCTCGGAGACAAAAAAAGCCATCGACGTGCTGCGCTCGGACAGCCCTCAGCATctacctgctgctgctgacgGCCGGCCAGGGGCTGCTGATGTACAAAG TATTTAGGATGCAGAGACAGATACTCAAACTTCAAGAGCAAAATGCCTCCTATACAGAAGAGATTCTGCAGAGCTACTCTGCAAACAATCTGGCCTTGTCAAGAAGCTCTGCTTCGAAGGACTTTCTCATGAGACATGAAGAAAACTGGCGGAGAAGCTTAGAAGAGGAAATCATCATAATTAAAAGCAACAATGCAAAGCTGATGATGAGGATGAACAACATCACCCTGGTTGCAG ggCCTCCTGGACGCAAAGGAGATCCTGGTCTACCAG GGTTACGGGGACCACCAGGGACAAAGGGAGACCAAG GCACACATGGACCCCAGGGTGAGAAGGGGAGCAAAGgagctcctggtcctgctggcccaAGTGGTGGTCCAGgactgaaaggagaaaaaggagagatgGGGATTGCAG GTCCCCAAGGACAGAAAGGTGACATGGGCAAGAAGGGAGACCCTGGgctccagggccctgtgggtccTCAGGGAGAGCGTGGATTCCCAGGAGTGCCAGGGGACGAGG GGAGCCCGGGGAAGCCTGGACCTCCTGGCCCAAAAGGAGAGGCAG GTGCAGCTGGACAACTTGGGCCTCCTGGAAGTCCTGGcctggaaggcagagctggtCAGAAAGGGGAGAAGGGGGACCAGGGCCCCAAAGGTAGCCCAG GAGCACAAGGCGTTGCTGGACTCAAAGGTGTACAAGGAGAGCAAGGAATAGCAG GACCTCCAGGGCAAAAGGGAGCAAAGGGAGACCAGGGCCCAACAG GCACCCCAGGCCCAGCTGGTCCAAAAGGAACCAAGGGGGATTCCGGCACTAAGGGTCTGAAAGGAGAACCAGGACTAAAAGGAGCCAAGGGAGACACTGGATTTTCTG GTTCCCCAGGACCAAAAGGgagcaaaggagaaaaaggacaag CTGGGCTCGGTAATTACGTACGACTCGTGGGAGGAATCAGGAGGGGCCGTGTGGAAATCTTCCACAGCGGATCCTGGGGAACAATCTGTGACGATGGCTGGTCCACCCGAGAGGCCAGCGTCGTCTGCCGAATGCTGGGATTCAACGGGGCGCTCAGTTTCTTCACAGCCACAGCAG GTACTGGACAAATTTGGCTTGATGATGTAAGTTGCACAGGGAGTGAAATTTCAATTACGGACTGTAGCAAGCGCGCCTGGGGTGAAAACAACTGCAGCCACAACGAGGATGTTGGGGTGGAGTGTGCTTGA
- the MARCO gene encoding macrophage receptor MARCO isoform X2, whose product MKITDKYGEDGNSSDMNSFSISEKIGFASPATTTFQISEPRRQKKPSTCCARTALSIYLLLLTAGQGLLMYKVFRMQRQILKLQEQNASYTEEILQSYSANNLALSRSSASKDFLMRHEENWRRSLEEEIIIIKSNNAKLMMRMNNITLVAGPPGRKGDPGLPGLRGPPGTKGDQGTHGPQGEKGSKGAPGPAGPSGGPGLKGEKGEMGIAGPQGQKGDMGKKGDPGLQGPVGPQGERGFPGVPGDEGSPGKPGPPGPKGEAGAAGQLGPPGSPGLEGRAGQKGEKGDQGPKGSPGAQGVAGLKGVQGEQGIAGPPGQKGAKGDQGPTGTPGPAGPKGTKGDSGTKGLKGEPGLKGAKGDTGFSGSPGPKGSKGEKGQAGLGNYVRLVGGIRRGRVEIFHSGSWGTICDDGWSTREASVVCRMLGFNGALSFFTATAGTGQIWLDDVSCTGSEISITDCSKRAWGENNCSHNEDVGVECA is encoded by the exons ATGAAAATTACAGACAAATACGGGGAAGACGGAAATTCGAGTGATATGAACTctttcagtatttcagaaaaGATTGGGTTTGCCTCACCTGCTACCACAACCTTTCAGATAAGtg AGCCTCGGAGACAAAAAAAGCCATCGACGTGCTGCGCTCGGACAGCCCTCAGCATctacctgctgctgctgacgGCCGGCCAGGGGCTGCTGATGTACAAAG TATTTAGGATGCAGAGACAGATACTCAAACTTCAAGAGCAAAATGCCTCCTATACAGAAGAGATTCTGCAGAGCTACTCTGCAAACAATCTGGCCTTGTCAAGAAGCTCTGCTTCGAAGGACTTTCTCATGAGACATGAAGAAAACTGGCGGAGAAGCTTAGAAGAGGAAATCATCATAATTAAAAGCAACAATGCAAAGCTGATGATGAGGATGAACAACATCACCCTGGTTGCAG ggCCTCCTGGACGCAAAGGAGATCCTGGTCTACCAG GGTTACGGGGACCACCAGGGACAAAGGGAGACCAAG GCACACATGGACCCCAGGGTGAGAAGGGGAGCAAAGgagctcctggtcctgctggcccaAGTGGTGGTCCAGgactgaaaggagaaaaaggagagatgGGGATTGCAG GTCCCCAAGGACAGAAAGGTGACATGGGCAAGAAGGGAGACCCTGGgctccagggccctgtgggtccTCAGGGAGAGCGTGGATTCCCAGGAGTGCCAGGGGACGAGG GGAGCCCGGGGAAGCCTGGACCTCCTGGCCCAAAAGGAGAGGCAG GTGCAGCTGGACAACTTGGGCCTCCTGGAAGTCCTGGcctggaaggcagagctggtCAGAAAGGGGAGAAGGGGGACCAGGGCCCCAAAGGTAGCCCAG GAGCACAAGGCGTTGCTGGACTCAAAGGTGTACAAGGAGAGCAAGGAATAGCAG GACCTCCAGGGCAAAAGGGAGCAAAGGGAGACCAGGGCCCAACAG GCACCCCAGGCCCAGCTGGTCCAAAAGGAACCAAGGGGGATTCCGGCACTAAGGGTCTGAAAGGAGAACCAGGACTAAAAGGAGCCAAGGGAGACACTGGATTTTCTG GTTCCCCAGGACCAAAAGGgagcaaaggagaaaaaggacaag CTGGGCTCGGTAATTACGTACGACTCGTGGGAGGAATCAGGAGGGGCCGTGTGGAAATCTTCCACAGCGGATCCTGGGGAACAATCTGTGACGATGGCTGGTCCACCCGAGAGGCCAGCGTCGTCTGCCGAATGCTGGGATTCAACGGGGCGCTCAGTTTCTTCACAGCCACAGCAG GTACTGGACAAATTTGGCTTGATGATGTAAGTTGCACAGGGAGTGAAATTTCAATTACGGACTGTAGCAAGCGCGCCTGGGGTGAAAACAACTGCAGCCACAACGAGGATGTTGGGGTGGAGTGTGCTTGA